The Moraxella osloensis genome contains a region encoding:
- a CDS encoding DUF3800 domain-containing protein gives MPQFSDFMVYVDESGDHSLTSIDKSYPIFALAFCVFYKSHYLNKVVPKVQRLKFDTFGHDFVVLHEHEIRKEKGDFNIFKSAEEKRQFLEKLNQIMSESNFILIAHVIEKHKIKAEQIKELHAYHYSLKHCIETLYELMIEKSQQDKITFVAVESRGAKEDNELELEFLRICNGENRFKIPLPFKVKVVSKMTNSLGLQLVDLVARPIGRYVYQPDQANRAFEILKAKFYCKGGRNQVGREFDQVGLKHFP, from the coding sequence ATGCCACAATTTAGCGATTTTATGGTGTATGTGGACGAAAGTGGCGACCATAGCTTAACGTCTATTGATAAGAGTTATCCAATTTTCGCTCTCGCTTTCTGTGTGTTTTATAAATCGCATTACTTAAATAAAGTTGTACCCAAAGTCCAACGTTTAAAGTTTGATACTTTTGGACATGATTTCGTGGTTTTACATGAGCATGAAATTCGAAAAGAAAAAGGCGATTTCAATATTTTTAAATCAGCTGAAGAAAAGCGTCAATTTTTAGAAAAGTTGAATCAAATCATGAGTGAAAGTAACTTTATTTTAATCGCTCATGTAATTGAAAAGCATAAAATTAAAGCTGAGCAAATCAAAGAATTACACGCTTATCACTATTCCCTAAAGCATTGTATCGAAACACTTTATGAATTGATGATTGAAAAATCTCAACAGGATAAAATCACGTTTGTGGCAGTAGAGAGTCGTGGTGCAAAAGAAGATAACGAATTAGAGTTGGAATTTTTGCGAATTTGCAATGGTGAAAATCGTTTTAAAATCCCTTTGCCTTTCAAGGTCAAAGTCGTTTCAAAAATGACTAACTCTTTGGGTTTACAATTGGTGGATTTGGTAGCTCGCCCGATTGGTCGTTATGTGTATCAACCAGATCAAGCTAATCGTGCATTTGAAATTTTGAAAGCAAAATTTTATTGTAAAGGTGGGCGAAACCAAGTTGGCAGAGAATTTGACCAAGTGGGGTTAAAGCATTTTCCATAA
- a CDS encoding anhydro-N-acetylmuramic acid kinase: protein MDDMMTTKENPLADSPYVIGMMGGTSLDGLDAVLCQFYEIDEDNDEPVEILATVSEPFPDDLRAVLLALTQPNGVAQLIADDNLAFESELDVFGWASVFYAEFAANLVNQLLEKAQVTPDEVTAIGCHGQTVRHRPQWSFSLQLLDPNVLAERTAIAVVSDFRRRDMAVGGQGAPLVPAFHQAMFAAPPYHADKVMPKVILNLGGIANITVLDGSDEVIGFDTGVANLLIDGWCQRHTQQTYDHNGDWGKSGQVLEPLLNLLLTHPFFAKPFPKSTGREEFNLAWLDAMLEQLGQQFPTLAYSPADVQATLVELTAKSVSDAIVSVTDGAQGELFVCGGGALNAYLISRLQDNLATWTIQTTDKIGLSPLWVEAVAFAWLAQQTILNVPSNLPSVTGASKKVVLGQVCF from the coding sequence ATGGATGATATGATGACGACCAAAGAAAACCCGCTTGCCGACTCGCCGTATGTGATTGGCATGATGGGTGGCACCAGCCTTGACGGACTCGATGCGGTGCTGTGCCAGTTTTATGAGATTGATGAAGACAATGATGAGCCTGTCGAAATTTTGGCGACGGTGAGCGAGCCGTTTCCTGATGATTTACGCGCCGTGTTGTTAGCGCTCACTCAACCAAACGGGGTAGCACAACTCATCGCTGATGACAATTTGGCGTTCGAGAGCGAACTTGACGTATTTGGTTGGGCGAGTGTGTTTTATGCTGAATTTGCCGCAAATTTGGTCAATCAATTGCTCGAGAAAGCGCAGGTGACCCCTGATGAAGTAACCGCGATTGGTTGTCATGGGCAAACCGTGCGTCATCGCCCACAGTGGTCATTTAGCTTGCAACTGCTTGACCCGAATGTACTCGCTGAGCGCACTGCTATTGCGGTGGTGAGCGATTTTCGCCGCCGTGATATGGCAGTGGGTGGGCAAGGCGCGCCACTCGTGCCTGCGTTTCACCAAGCCATGTTTGCTGCGCCGCCTTATCATGCCGATAAAGTTATGCCAAAAGTGATTTTAAATTTAGGCGGTATCGCCAATATCACGGTACTTGATGGCAGCGATGAGGTGATTGGATTTGATACAGGGGTGGCAAATTTGCTCATTGATGGTTGGTGCCAGCGTCATACCCAACAAACTTATGATCACAATGGCGATTGGGGAAAATCGGGGCAAGTGCTTGAACCGTTATTAAATTTGCTTTTGACCCACCCATTTTTTGCCAAGCCATTCCCAAAAAGCACTGGGCGAGAGGAGTTTAATTTGGCTTGGCTTGACGCTATGCTAGAACAATTGGGTCAGCAATTCCCCACTTTGGCGTATTCACCTGCCGATGTGCAAGCGACGTTGGTAGAGCTTACCGCTAAATCCGTCAGCGATGCCATTGTGTCCGTCACTGATGGTGCGCAAGGCGAGTTGTTTGTCTGTGGTGGTGGGGCGTTAAATGCCTATTTAATCAGCCGCTTACAAGATAATTTAGCCACTTGGACCATACAAACCACCGACAAAATTGGGTTGTCGCCGTTGTGGGTCGAAGCCGTAGCGTTTGCGTGGCTGGCTCAGCAGACGATTTTGAACGTACCGAGTAACTTGCCGAGTGTCACCGGGGCAAGTAAAAAAGTGGTGCTTGGGCAGGTGTGTTTCTAG
- the tyrS gene encoding tyrosine--tRNA ligase encodes MTDSTHRFLAPEEQLKLIQRGTHEIISQDDLIKKLQENRPLRVKAGFDPTAPDLHLGHTVLINKLKHFQDLGHQVLFLIGDYTARIGDPTGKNTTRPPLSEEKILENAQTYKEQVFKILDPAKTQVMFNSDWFSKMSAGDMIGLASQQTVSRMLERDDFSKRYHSQTPISIHEFLYPLVQGYDSVAMQADVELGGTDQTFNLLMGRTLQSRYGQVPQVCITVPILEGLDGVQKMSKSLGNYIGIYDSAGSMYQKILSMPDTLIARYFELLSFKPMDEVEALLKDIENGRNPQEVKRILALELIERFHDKEAAENAHKSAGNRLVEGELPLDLPEVTISLDGQAQLFITQVLNQANLVKNSAQAKDFLKNQSVKVDGQVVDAGFALTAGQTVVIQAGKKAYAKVTIS; translated from the coding sequence ATGACCGATTCTACTCATAGATTTTTAGCACCAGAAGAACAACTCAAACTCATCCAACGTGGTACGCACGAAATTATTTCGCAAGACGATTTAATTAAAAAACTTCAAGAAAACCGCCCACTGCGAGTCAAAGCAGGGTTTGACCCGACCGCACCCGATTTGCACTTGGGTCATACGGTTTTAATCAATAAACTCAAGCATTTTCAGGATTTGGGACACCAAGTGTTGTTTTTGATTGGGGATTACACCGCTCGCATTGGAGACCCAACGGGTAAAAATACCACTCGTCCGCCGTTGTCTGAAGAAAAAATCCTGGAGAATGCCCAAACTTATAAAGAGCAAGTATTTAAAATCCTTGACCCCGCCAAAACCCAAGTAATGTTTAACTCCGATTGGTTTAGCAAAATGTCGGCAGGTGACATGATTGGTTTGGCAAGCCAGCAAACCGTGTCTCGTATGCTCGAGCGCGATGACTTCTCAAAACGCTATCACAGCCAAACGCCGATTTCGATTCACGAATTTTTGTACCCACTGGTGCAAGGTTATGACTCAGTCGCCATGCAGGCCGATGTTGAGCTAGGTGGTACTGACCAAACCTTTAACCTACTCATGGGTCGCACCTTGCAATCTCGCTATGGTCAAGTGCCACAAGTCTGTATCACCGTGCCGATTTTGGAAGGCTTAGACGGCGTACAAAAAATGAGCAAATCGCTTGGCAATTACATCGGCATTTATGACAGCGCAGGCTCCATGTACCAAAAAATCTTGTCCATGCCAGACACTTTGATTGCGCGTTATTTTGAGCTACTTAGCTTCAAACCTATGGATGAAGTCGAAGCCTTGCTAAAAGACATCGAAAACGGGCGCAATCCGCAAGAAGTCAAACGTATTTTGGCACTAGAGCTGATTGAGCGTTTCCATGACAAAGAAGCCGCCGAAAACGCGCACAAATCAGCGGGCAATCGCTTGGTAGAAGGTGAGTTGCCATTGGATTTGCCAGAGGTGACGATTAGCCTTGATGGGCAAGCGCAGTTATTTATCACCCAAGTGTTAAACCAAGCCAATTTGGTGAAAAACTCGGCGCAAGCGAAAGACTTTTTGAAAAACCAATCGGTGAAAGTGGATGGGCAGGTGGTGGATGCAGGATTTGCCCTCACTGCAGGACAAACGGTGGTGATTCAAGCCGGCAAAAAAGCCTATGCCAAAGTGACGATTTCCTAA
- a CDS encoding type II toxin-antitoxin system RelB/DinJ family antitoxin: MTQSTMYQFRLDANEKRQAFEVFDELGIKPAQAIRLFLRQVTATKSIPFDVAIPNATTQRAMQDVEAMIADKQARFSSNKELFDALEKAD; encoded by the coding sequence ATGACACAATCAACTATGTATCAATTTCGACTTGATGCCAATGAAAAGCGCCAAGCCTTTGAAGTGTTTGACGAACTGGGTATTAAGCCTGCGCAAGCGATTCGTCTATTTTTACGTCAAGTTACGGCAACAAAGTCTATTCCGTTTGACGTCGCAATTCCTAACGCCACCACGCAACGTGCAATGCAAGACGTTGAAGCCATGATTGCAGACAAGCAAGCCCGATTTAGCAGTAATAAGGAATTGTTTGATGCCCTCGAAAAAGCCGATTAA
- a CDS encoding type II toxin-antitoxin system YafQ family toxin, translated as MPSKKPINSKRTNLPRASDFTKDFLNDWQRLVKTGRYDMVRLKEVMLLLIANNEPLGAEWKDHELKGNWAGFRELHVGGDFLLIYKIQTITKFETVYFTRAGTHSELFE; from the coding sequence ATGCCCTCGAAAAAGCCGATTAATTCAAAACGCACGAATTTACCCAGAGCCTCAGATTTTACCAAAGATTTTTTGAATGATTGGCAAAGGCTAGTTAAAACAGGGCGTTATGACATGGTCAGGCTCAAAGAAGTCATGTTGTTATTAATTGCCAATAATGAGCCGTTAGGGGCAGAGTGGAAAGACCATGAACTAAAAGGAAATTGGGCAGGATTTCGAGAGTTACATGTGGGTGGCGATTTTTTATTAATCTACAAAATTCAAACCATCACAAAATTTGAGACAGTTTATTTTACTCGTGCAGGAACACATAGCGAACTATTTGAATAA
- a CDS encoding D-2-hydroxyacid dehydrogenase, translating to MKAIFLDRATFSADLALTPPHGLSDYQVYAQTPNDPKIIIERCQDADIVITNKVELTAEIIAQLPKLKLIQLTATGMNNVDKDACDKHGITVKNVAGYAVKSVPEHTFMLILSAMRAARHYHHEVVKGDWQKDGRFCLLDTPLIDLEGKTLGIIGYGTIGKRVGEIAKVFGMTVLIAEHQNKPPRNSDYSAFDDVLAQSDVITLHCPLTEQTQHLVNANSIAKMTKKPLIINVARGGVVDSQAVADAVTQGKLLGYGADVFEHEPIKDNDPLLTLKDHPRVIFTPHNAWGSVNAQLNLWDILCQQVQEFTQLSHKGK from the coding sequence ATGAAAGCCATCTTCCTCGACCGAGCGACTTTTTCCGCTGATTTAGCATTAACACCCCCACACGGACTGAGCGACTATCAAGTCTATGCGCAAACGCCCAATGACCCCAAAATCATTATTGAGCGTTGCCAAGACGCGGATATTGTCATCACCAATAAAGTTGAGCTTACCGCCGAAATTATCGCGCAGCTCCCAAAGCTCAAACTCATCCAACTGACCGCCACAGGGATGAACAACGTCGATAAAGACGCTTGTGACAAACACGGCATTACTGTTAAAAACGTCGCAGGCTATGCGGTCAAAAGCGTCCCCGAACATACCTTTATGCTGATACTCTCAGCCATGCGAGCGGCTCGCCACTATCATCATGAAGTAGTCAAGGGTGACTGGCAAAAAGATGGTCGCTTTTGTCTGCTAGACACGCCACTCATTGACCTTGAAGGCAAAACGCTGGGCATTATTGGCTATGGCACAATTGGCAAACGGGTTGGGGAAATTGCCAAAGTTTTTGGTATGACGGTATTGATAGCCGAACACCAAAACAAACCGCCAAGAAATAGCGACTATAGCGCGTTTGATGATGTCCTTGCTCAGTCCGATGTCATTACCTTGCATTGTCCATTGACGGAGCAAACGCAGCATTTAGTGAATGCCAATAGCATTGCCAAGATGACAAAAAAACCATTGATTATCAATGTCGCGCGCGGTGGCGTGGTCGATAGTCAGGCGGTGGCTGATGCCGTTACACAAGGTAAATTATTAGGCTATGGGGCAGATGTGTTTGAACATGAACCAATTAAAGACAACGACCCATTACTCACACTTAAAGACCACCCAAGAGTGATTTTTACCCCCCATAATGCGTGGGGCAGCGTCAATGCCCAGCTTAACCTATGGGATATATTGTGTCAGCAAGTGCAAGAGTTTACCCAACTATCCCATAAGGGAAAATAA
- a CDS encoding FKBP-type peptidyl-prolyl cis-trans isomerase: MTSKLQFQDLTIGTGKTAERGALITAHYTGYLPDGTVFDSSHHRGQPFEAVIGTGRVIKGWDVGVLGGEYAQKIGYQAQVENPANLIAMQVGGKRKLIVPSHLAYGERQIGKIPPNSDLTFEIELLDVKTRD, encoded by the coding sequence ATGACAAGTAAACTGCAATTTCAGGACCTAACTATTGGCACTGGTAAAACTGCCGAGCGTGGGGCACTGATTACCGCGCATTACACAGGCTATTTGCCAGATGGCACGGTATTTGACTCATCGCATCACCGCGGGCAACCCTTTGAAGCTGTGATTGGCACAGGGCGGGTGATTAAAGGTTGGGACGTGGGCGTTTTGGGTGGCGAATACGCCCAAAAAATCGGCTATCAAGCCCAAGTTGAAAACCCTGCCAATCTCATAGCCATGCAAGTTGGTGGCAAGCGCAAACTCATTGTGCCAAGTCACTTGGCGTATGGTGAGCGCCAAATCGGAAAAATCCCGCCAAATTCAGACTTAACCTTTGAAATTGAATTATTGGATGTCAAAACTCGTGATTGA
- a CDS encoding DUF1653 domain-containing protein → MEITLGIYQHYKGNLYQVLHIAKHSETEEALVVYRALYQAYGVWVRPLVMFAETVEVNGEAVQRFKLIKPLDS, encoded by the coding sequence ATTGAGATTACATTGGGTATTTATCAGCACTACAAAGGCAATCTGTATCAAGTGCTGCACATCGCCAAACATAGCGAAACTGAAGAGGCATTGGTCGTCTACCGTGCGCTCTACCAAGCGTATGGGGTGTGGGTGCGACCGCTTGTGATGTTTGCCGAAACGGTGGAAGTCAATGGCGAAGCTGTGCAAAGATTTAAGCTGATAAAACCGCTAGACAGTTAA
- a CDS encoding type IV secretion protein Rhs produces the protein MIKCFSKQPARCRPLTEGEKAISVSVFGDTLQLDSIRLKTAWWVLKGYAVSPNGHVYFHPADFCDDFSQQNVYLRAWLVHELTHVWQIQQGIKVFRRALLNRRYSYELQANKPFGRYGIEQQARMVEDYYRKRELKQDYEPLLAFIPFASLQPATA, from the coding sequence ATGATAAAGTGTTTTTCAAAACAACCTGCTCGATGCCGTCCACTAACGGAGGGCGAAAAAGCCATCTCGGTTAGCGTATTTGGTGATACGTTACAGCTTGATAGTATACGCCTAAAAACCGCATGGTGGGTGCTCAAAGGCTATGCGGTCAGTCCCAATGGTCATGTGTATTTTCATCCAGCAGATTTTTGTGATGATTTTAGTCAGCAAAATGTCTATCTGCGCGCGTGGCTGGTGCATGAATTGACCCATGTTTGGCAAATCCAACAAGGCATTAAGGTGTTTCGCCGCGCCCTGCTCAATCGGCGCTATAGCTACGAGCTGCAAGCCAATAAGCCATTTGGCCGTTATGGCATAGAGCAGCAAGCGCGTATGGTGGAAGATTATTATCGAAAACGTGAGCTCAAACAGGATTATGAGCCATTACTCGCCTTTATTCCGTTTGCCAGTTTACAGCCTGCCACCGCCTAG
- a CDS encoding phosphoethanolamine transferase, producing the protein MSVNNSRWLAWRQQGINAYVMMGIVALFLTLTANITFFDKATEVYPFAQHIGFIGSLPLVLFGVMLLVIVLLSYRYTLKAVLIFLLLTAAVTAYFTDTYGTVYDVNMLQNALQTDKAESADLFNVNFILRILLLGVLPSVWVAWQKVTFPPIKRSILQRGLTYLVSLGLVVLPILAMSKNYASFFREHKQLRSYTNPATPVYALGKLASIQLKQAQAPKTQIMHATDAVQVSNPTTRKPKLVVFVVGETARGDHVQLNGYNRTTFPQMAATAGVTNFNQVIACGTSTAYSVPCMFSYVGMKDYDVDTANYQENVLDTLHRLKVNILWRDNNSSSKGVTNRLPAADFVDYKTARNNTMCNTNPYGECRDVGMLVGLDDYVKQQANQNTLNQDTLIVLHQMGNHGPAYFKRYDKQFEKFTPVCQSNELAKCDPQSVINAFDNALLATDDFLAKTVNWLDKYDSTHQVAMLYVSDHGESLGENGIYLHGMPYKIAPKAQKHVASMFWAGKHSGIQAVPSNTELTHDAITPTLLKLFDVRAQTVQGKPLFIK; encoded by the coding sequence ATGTCAGTGAATAACTCTCGATGGTTAGCATGGCGTCAGCAAGGTATTAATGCTTATGTGATGATGGGTATTGTCGCGCTATTTTTGACCCTAACCGCCAATATTACTTTCTTTGATAAAGCCACGGAAGTCTATCCGTTTGCCCAGCATATTGGGTTTATAGGCTCATTGCCGTTGGTGCTATTCGGTGTCATGCTACTGGTTATTGTGCTGCTCAGCTATCGTTACACCCTTAAAGCGGTATTGATTTTTTTGCTATTGACCGCGGCAGTCACGGCGTATTTTACTGATACTTATGGCACTGTCTATGATGTCAATATGCTACAAAACGCGCTACAAACCGATAAAGCAGAAAGCGCCGATTTGTTTAACGTCAATTTTATCTTACGCATTTTATTGCTTGGGGTATTGCCTAGTGTGTGGGTGGCGTGGCAAAAGGTCACATTTCCCCCCATCAAGCGCAGCATATTGCAGCGCGGCTTGACGTATTTGGTCAGCCTCGGTTTGGTAGTGTTACCGATTTTGGCAATGAGTAAAAATTACGCCAGTTTTTTCCGTGAACATAAACAGCTTCGTAGCTATACCAATCCTGCAACCCCTGTATATGCACTGGGTAAACTTGCCAGTATACAGCTCAAACAAGCACAAGCTCCCAAAACCCAAATCATGCATGCCACCGATGCGGTGCAGGTGAGTAATCCTACCACCCGTAAGCCAAAACTGGTGGTATTTGTAGTTGGAGAAACCGCGCGCGGCGACCATGTGCAGCTAAATGGGTATAACCGAACTACCTTCCCGCAGATGGCAGCGACGGCTGGGGTAACTAATTTTAACCAAGTCATCGCCTGCGGTACCTCAACCGCTTATTCGGTGCCTTGTATGTTTAGTTATGTCGGCATGAAAGACTACGATGTGGATACCGCCAACTACCAAGAAAACGTACTTGATACCTTACATCGCCTAAAGGTTAATATCTTGTGGCGTGATAACAACTCAAGCTCAAAAGGCGTCACTAATCGTTTGCCCGCGGCGGATTTTGTCGATTATAAAACTGCGCGCAACAATACGATGTGTAATACCAACCCCTATGGCGAGTGCCGCGATGTGGGTATGCTAGTAGGCTTAGATGACTACGTCAAACAACAAGCTAACCAAAATACGCTTAACCAGGATACCCTAATTGTGCTGCACCAAATGGGTAATCACGGACCTGCGTATTTTAAACGATATGATAAGCAATTTGAAAAATTCACCCCAGTCTGCCAAAGCAATGAACTTGCCAAATGCGACCCACAAAGCGTGATTAATGCCTTTGACAATGCGCTACTTGCCACCGATGACTTTTTGGCAAAAACGGTGAACTGGTTAGACAAATATGACAGCACCCACCAAGTAGCGATGCTGTATGTCAGTGACCACGGTGAAAGTCTGGGCGAAAACGGCATCTATTTACATGGTATGCCTTATAAAATCGCGCCTAAAGCGCAAAAACACGTCGCATCGATGTTTTGGGCAGGTAAACACTCAGGCATTCAAGCAGTGCCATCTAATACTGAGCTCACCCATGATGCCATTACCCCAACCTTGTTAAAACTGTTTGATGTGCGTGCGCAAACCGTACAAGGCAAACCTTTATTTATCAAGTAA
- a CDS encoding PAP2 family lipid A phosphatase, which produces MIIQTAKLKNFASRQTVLGLVLAIIFTLTLEHSAIDVAISQYFYSPIDGWLLAKESLLPNLIFYTIPKRLLIAFEVYMAIAWLQRYLLQRRSLSHWLAKRQAWFKPFSPLSLTEMGYLLVGMVLVPLIIASLKGVTHVVCPNHLQIFGGEYPYLTILENIQAGTPSKCFPAAHASAGFALYAWAFIPSLWHKRWHIAAMVTVIAWLMGGYKMLIGDHFFSHTLVSMSLAWGICAAVAWAWCRFYAKPASAKSSKRWFMV; this is translated from the coding sequence ATGATTATACAGACCGCTAAATTAAAAAATTTTGCCAGTAGGCAGACCGTGCTCGGACTGGTACTGGCCATCATCTTTACGCTAACGCTGGAGCACAGTGCCATCGATGTAGCCATCAGCCAGTACTTTTATTCCCCCATAGATGGCTGGCTGCTTGCCAAAGAATCACTACTCCCTAACTTAATTTTTTATACCATTCCCAAAAGACTATTAATTGCGTTTGAAGTCTATATGGCAATCGCATGGCTACAACGCTACTTATTACAACGCCGTTCATTGAGTCACTGGCTTGCCAAGCGACAGGCATGGTTTAAGCCTTTTAGCCCACTATCACTGACTGAAATGGGCTATCTTTTAGTCGGGATGGTGTTGGTACCTTTGATTATCGCATCGCTTAAAGGGGTGACTCATGTGGTGTGTCCCAATCACTTGCAAATTTTTGGCGGTGAGTATCCGTATCTCACGATACTAGAAAACATCCAAGCCGGAACCCCCTCAAAATGCTTCCCTGCGGCGCATGCCAGTGCTGGGTTCGCCCTGTATGCTTGGGCGTTTATCCCAAGTCTTTGGCACAAGCGCTGGCACATCGCAGCGATGGTGACGGTGATAGCTTGGCTAATGGGTGGGTATAAAATGTTGATAGGTGACCATTTTTTCAGTCATACGCTGGTATCTATGAGCTTGGCATGGGGGATTTGCGCGGCAGTGGCATGGGCTTGGTGTCGATTTTATGCCAAACCTGCGTCCGCAAAAAGTTCGAAGCGCTGGTTTATGGTATAA
- the lolB gene encoding lipoprotein insertase outer membrane protein LolB, giving the protein MHLLPAVTSKVTGLSIACLGISSMLLTGCQSVQATTKPILAKPVATVMTTPVVNTQTTTAPSTTSTEQAAASTLPSAQFTINGKIGMTTPQQAGSAFYIWTQQGQNFAIEIAGAMNAGQTKISYNGQSATLTNEKGTINAATPEELLLRATGWQAPISQLPYWIQGQPAPSDANDKKDSTNRLVNAQNGDWTATFSYSNSNDKLPSRLTASHPGGYKVVMTINRLN; this is encoded by the coding sequence ATGCATTTATTACCAGCGGTCACCAGCAAAGTCACGGGGTTAAGTATTGCCTGTTTGGGCATCAGTAGTATGCTGTTAACAGGCTGTCAGTCAGTACAGGCAACAACTAAGCCAATCCTAGCCAAGCCTGTCGCCACAGTGATGACAACCCCTGTGGTCAATACCCAAACAACCACGGCGCCATCGACCACATCTACTGAGCAAGCGGCTGCAAGTACGCTACCAAGCGCGCAATTTACCATCAATGGTAAAATTGGCATGACCACGCCGCAGCAGGCAGGCAGTGCGTTTTATATTTGGACACAGCAAGGTCAAAACTTTGCCATTGAGATTGCCGGTGCGATGAATGCGGGTCAAACCAAAATCAGCTACAATGGTCAATCTGCGACGTTAACCAACGAAAAAGGCACTATCAATGCCGCTACCCCTGAAGAACTGCTATTACGTGCAACCGGTTGGCAAGCGCCCATCTCACAGCTGCCTTACTGGATTCAAGGTCAGCCAGCACCCAGTGATGCCAATGATAAAAAAGACAGCACTAATCGCCTAGTGAATGCCCAAAATGGCGATTGGACAGCCACTTTTAGCTATAGCAACAGTAACGATAAACTGCCTTCTCGCTTAACTGCCAGTCATCCGGGTGGCTATAAAGTGGTGATGACCATCAATCGCTTAAACTAG